A genomic stretch from Sulfurimonas sediminis includes:
- a CDS encoding phosphatidylglycerophosphatase A family protein, protein MNWFFLTLGYSGLSPKAPGTMGTLVSLPLGMAILVYFDATTLFLAALLISIIAIKVINRYEEESGNHDDQRIVIDELAGMWFALSVAPAVGVASTEIMDLQNGFLVQSLLSFVLFRYFDITKPSIIGRIDREAKGGVGVMGDDIIAGFAAGISSAALWQGWLSISKMI, encoded by the coding sequence ATGAACTGGTTTTTTCTCACTTTAGGCTACAGCGGACTCTCTCCCAAAGCTCCAGGAACTATGGGAACACTGGTTTCACTGCCGCTTGGTATGGCAATACTTGTCTACTTTGATGCAACCACACTTTTTTTGGCTGCACTGCTCATTTCTATTATTGCCATTAAGGTTATAAACAGATATGAAGAAGAATCAGGAAACCATGACGACCAAAGAATAGTGATAGATGAACTTGCCGGGATGTGGTTTGCACTCAGCGTTGCACCGGCTGTCGGTGTTGCCAGCACTGAGATAATGGATCTTCAAAACGGATTTTTGGTGCAGTCACTTCTCTCTTTTGTTCTTTTTCGATATTTTGATATAACAAAACCCTCCATTATAGGGAGAATAGACCGTGAAGCAAAAGGTGGAGTCGGCGTGATGGGAGATGATATTATTGCAGGTTTTGCAGCCGGAATCTCCTCAGCTGCGCTCTGGCAGGGATGGCTCTCTATCAGTAAAATGATATAA
- a CDS encoding sulfate adenylyltransferase, whose amino-acid sequence MTSSRKNKTIYIDKEAASVLELVSEGLLSPVTKLMNEQESKEVLQTGLVNGQSFPFPFILAPSGKKNEKIIPTLEPDEEVTIICNGKEFAVLRVEETFQIDPKERVKHIYGTDDLTHPGVMATIKRIGTWALSGNYTIINKTKHKNKIKIQKAKELIGAKHTSSLMMGVNPLHRAHERLIRQTLENTDLLVIFLLKPYDNANLKYEIRKEALEYFINNFLPKNRVIIIPLENSYIFAGYNEIIVDAIVAKNYGCDRLTIGRNHAGLGMFYDCNSNKSIIDKVTGIDIEITVASEYVYCDECKTLVSKNTCPHGQHHQISYHADSILALLEAGLLPPAVLIRKEISSFLLSKLFPNRFKNLEKLYYDTFPVKGLLEEHTEKDFYLELMKLYQTTSLT is encoded by the coding sequence ATGACATCATCAAGAAAAAATAAAACAATTTATATAGACAAAGAGGCTGCCTCTGTCCTTGAGCTCGTGTCAGAAGGGCTTTTGTCCCCTGTAACAAAACTTATGAATGAACAGGAATCCAAGGAAGTCCTACAAACCGGTCTTGTGAACGGACAGTCTTTCCCCTTTCCTTTTATATTGGCTCCTTCGGGCAAAAAGAATGAAAAAATCATTCCTACCTTAGAGCCGGACGAGGAAGTCACTATTATCTGCAACGGTAAAGAGTTTGCTGTGCTCCGTGTCGAAGAAACTTTTCAAATTGATCCCAAAGAACGGGTGAAGCATATCTACGGCACTGATGACCTCACCCACCCGGGTGTCATGGCCACCATCAAAAGAATAGGCACCTGGGCGCTTAGTGGTAACTATACCATTATCAACAAAACAAAACACAAGAACAAAATAAAAATTCAAAAAGCAAAAGAACTCATAGGAGCAAAACACACCTCTTCTTTGATGATGGGAGTAAATCCGCTTCACCGTGCCCATGAAAGACTGATTCGTCAAACACTCGAAAATACCGATCTGCTTGTTATATTTTTACTCAAACCTTATGACAATGCAAACTTAAAATATGAAATACGAAAAGAGGCATTGGAGTATTTTATAAATAATTTTCTTCCTAAAAACCGAGTAATCATTATTCCTCTTGAAAACAGCTATATCTTTGCAGGGTACAATGAAATTATTGTTGATGCAATTGTCGCAAAAAACTATGGCTGTGACAGACTGACTATTGGCCGTAATCATGCCGGTCTGGGCATGTTTTATGATTGTAATTCAAACAAATCAATTATAGACAAAGTTACAGGCATAGATATCGAGATTACCGTTGCAAGTGAGTATGTATACTGTGATGAGTGTAAAACGCTTGTGAGCAAAAACACCTGTCCTCACGGACAGCATCATCAGATCTCTTACCATGCAGACTCTATTTTGGCACTTTTGGAGGCAGGACTTTTACCCCCTGCTGTTCTTATACGGAAAGAAATTTCATCATTTTTGCTTTCCAAGCTCTTTCCAAACAGGTTTAAAAATCTTGAAAAACTCTATTATGACACTTTCCCGGTAAAAGGTTTACTTGAAGAACATACAGAAAAAGATTTTTATCTTGAACTGATGAAACTCTACCAAACAACATCACTGACATAA